A segment of the Capra hircus breed San Clemente chromosome 19, ASM170441v1, whole genome shotgun sequence genome:
CGCAGCTTCATCTTCAGGGGCCAAGGTCAggcaggtgggaggcagggccgggtggggaggctggggacACCCCCACGTGAGCCCTGACTCCCTGAGCTCTTCTGGGGCTGGCAGACGCGAGTGCCGTGGTTATGGAGATTGACCACGACCGCCGCGTGGTGTACACGGAGACCCTGGCTCTGGCCGGGCAGGACCGTgagctgctgctggctgctgcgcAGCCCACGGAGGAGCAGGTGCTGAGCCGGCTCACTGCACCTGTCGTCACTACGCAACTGGACACCAGGAACATCTCCTTTGAGAGGTAAGTGGGCGTGCCTTGGGAAGCCTGGAGCCAGCCTGGTGGGTGCCCCCTGACCTAGACCACTCTGCTTCCCCAGGAACAAGACAGGCATCCTGGGCTGGCGCAGTGAGAAGACCGAGATAGTGAATGGGTATGAAGCCAAGGTGAGGTCACAGTTCCGAGGTGCCAGATCCACCACACTCTTGCCTACAGTGAGCGGGACAGGGGCTTCCTGACCAGTTTCTAAGCCTTGGAGGTACAGAGACAATACAGTctggagggaagagcctgagaCTAACAGGcaactgatgagaagagctggccTTTACTGGTCCACCTAATACtacattcaggcttccctggcagctcagggtaaagaatctgcctgccaatacaggggatgcaggtttgatccctgggttgggaagatcccctggagaaggaaatggcaacccactctagtattcttgatcgggaaatcccatagagaagcctggtgggctacagtccatggagctgcaagagtcagacatgatgtagcaagtaaaacaaaaacattacatTCACGTGCAATGCTCtgttttgacattttaaatgtatgtgcatgtatgtatgtgtgtcaattgtacacatgtacacatgtctatgtacatatgtgtgtatatctcacacacactcatttaatcttcacaacaaccctttAAGGTACGTGCTtatattattcccactttacagatggttTACAAAAGGTTGATTTTAATCAACCTTTCTGTGGTTtcccatttaatcttcacaacaactctaTGAAGTAGAGTACTGGCCCATTTTATGAAGACAAAGCAGAAGCTTAAAATGATTAAGTAACCGGCACAAGGTCGGCCAGATCTGCTGGCTGACTCCAAAGCCAGGCCTTCATGCCTGAGCAGACTGTTGAGGGAGGTCTCCCACAGTCACTAATGGGACCCTCACATCACCCACGTGGGGTCACATGGTGAAGAGGCTAACCAGTGCAGGGttctatgttgttgctgtttcctcctggaGGCCTTCCCTGGTTCACAGGCTAGGTTATGGTCTCTGCCTTTTATTCCCACAGTCCTGTGCTTCTCCATCTAGAGGACATGTCACACTGGGTTATTACCATCCACTGTCTTCTTGTCTTTTCAAAAAGACTGTGAGCCTCAAGAGGACAGGGATCATGTCTGGCCATGCTTGTTCATCACTGTATCCCTGATGCCTGCCTCAGTGCCTGGCCTAGAAATGGTCCTCACaaaatgtctgttgaatgaataggaaaatgaatgaataacttcATATAATTACTTGCCCAAAGGCCTGGACTGGAACAAATGGTACCTCCCTCCCCTGATCATTCCTTAAAGGAAATGTTTGTGATGCccttgggggcaggggcagggacagAAGTACCAAAGCTGTCAGCGAGTCCTTTCCTCGTCTGTCCCCAGGTATATGGGGCATCCAACGTGGAGCTCATCACGCGGACACGGACAGAGCATCTTTCAGAACAGCACAAGGGCAAGGTCAAAGGTAATCAGGCAGaggtgggtgggggatggggaaaaGGGGTATGGGGAGGAACCAGCTCCCACATGAGCCCCTCTAATCAGTATTTCCTCTGACACACTAGCAAGAGTCCGGATAGCTTACTCAGGCAAGTAGGCTTCAATTAAAATGCCAAATCCTAGTGATTGGTAGTGGCTGCCTAGAGTGCTGATAAGATTCTAAGGCATCATTTGGGCTCAATGGGAAGGGATGCTGTAATTGATTACTAATATCTGCACTGGATTTGTGGGTGGGGGGATGTCACGTATACTATCAGCCATTCCAGTCTAATAGGACACACCGGAGGCAGGAAGACATGGGCCCTGCTGCTAATTCTCTGTGCCCGCTGATACTACACCTGACTCTCTGGGCACCAGTTAGTCTGTTTAAAGTGGGAAAATGGAATTCCCACCTCAcaagagaacaaaatgaagttaCTACGGAAGCCCCcgaaggaaaacacacacatgcataccccCAAACTGCTCCCAGGTATTTTTTGTCCAGTGTCACAGCCTGGAGAGTGACATTTGGGGAAGTCTGTCCTGAGCCCCAGGCCTACTTTTATTCCAGCTGCCCCTGCCCCCTTGGAGTCCTCAGGCACCTTCAGGTGAAGGTGCCTGCCtgagtgtgtggtgtgggtgagccaccctccctccccaccagggACCAGCCTCCTCCCTGGGTCTTGGGTGCTGTCCCTTCTGAGGGGCTGCAGTGTCCTCTGAGATGTCGTGTTTCTCGTAGGTTGTAAGACACCTCTGCAGTCCTTCCTGGGAATTGCTGAGCAGCATGGGGGCCCCCAAAACGGGGTGAGTATGTGCCAGGGGTACCCCTGTGTAGAAGGGCGTGGATGGGGATCAGGAGGAGGCATCCTGTGTGGACTTGCTTTCTTTCCACAATGCCCAAGGCCCTGTCGGCTCCACAGTGGTGGGGAGTTGGGGGGAAAGGAGACAGATTTGGGGCTTGTAATACCAGGTGGCTGGCCTGGCCTCGGGAACTGAGAAGGGCTCATGAGCTCCTCCCTGTGTGGTACAGACCCTGATCACTCAGACCCTGAGCCAAGCCAACCCCACTGCCATCACTGCAGAAGAGTACTTCAACCCCAACTTTGAGCTTGGAAACCGTGACATGGGTCGCCCCATGGAACTGACCACCAAAACACAGAAGTGAGGGCCCCtgctggggctgggcagggctgggggaggggtcgTGGCTTCTACAATGGCCCTCACCCTTTGGTATctgcggggtggggggcaggttcAAGGCCAAGCTGTGGCTGTGTGAGGAGCATCCCCTGTCCCTGTGTGAGCAGGTGGCCCCCATCATTGACCTCATGGCCGTCAGCAACGCACTTTTCGCCAAGCTCCGGGATTTCATTACCCTGCGCCTGCCTCCAGGATTCCCCGTCAAGATTGGTGAGGCCTCTACTCTCGTTCCTCTTGAGCTGCTCTGGGGAGAGTGGGGCTTCTTAGGAGGTTAAGAGGGGGTACCCGCGGTGGgagggagtgggtgggggtggCGCCTGATGGGTTTGCTCATCCTCAGAAATTCCGATTTTCCACATCCTCAACGCCCGTATCACCTTCGGGAACCTCAATGGCTGTGACGAGCCGGTGCCGTTGGTGAGAGGCAGTCCCAGCAGCGAGACCCCTTCCCCAGGCAGCGACTCCTCCAGCGTCAGCAGCTCCAGTTCCACCAGTGAGACCCCGAGCCCGCCCTCACTACCCCCACTCCCCTGGCCCCCACCGAGCGCTTTCCCGGGGAGCGGGCGGGAGGGGGCGGTCTGGTCCACTCTgaccccctccccgcctccccggcCTGGCGCCCCCAGCCTCGTGCCGCGGCTGCGAGATCTCCCCCGCGTTGTTCGAGGCCCCGCGCGGCTACAGCGTGCTGGGCGGCCAGCGAGAGGCCACCACCCGCGAAGACGACGACGACCTGCTACAGTTCGCCATCCAGCAGAGCCTGCTTGAGGCGGGCAGTGAGTACGACCAGGTGCGTCCCCGGAGGCCGCGCGGAAGGTTCCCCACCGGGACCACGGCGCCGCCACCACAGCTAACGGGCTCAAACCGCGCCCCGCAGGTCACCATCTGGGAGGCGCTCACCAACAGCAAACCGGGCACTCACCCCATGTCCTACGAAGGCCGCCGGCAGGACAGGTCGGTGCCCGCCCGTCCTGAGAGGGTTTTGAAGCGTCtatgcccccacccccgcctccacaCACATAGAGAACACGACCGGGACCCTGTCCACAGCGCGTCCGGCCACTGCCAGCTGGGCAGCCCCCCATGGCCCACAGAAACCACGGTCCCCTCATTGGGGACCCTGCTGGTGTCAAGGTGGCGTCCTTTCCCAACCCAAAGGCGGCCTGAGAGCTTTCACAGATCCTCTGGTGGGTGGCGAGGCCTGCGGTGTCTGAGGGCCTCCACGCTGCCTCCCGCCGCGCTTCTGGGCAGATGGGCCCTAGACGTCTCTTTACCTGTCCCGCAGGAGCGCTCCGCCCACGCCGCAGCGCCAGCCCGTACCTCGCGCAGCCCTGGCGTCGGTCCCCAGCCCTCGGCCCAGCCCGCGCCCAGGCCCGGGCGGCCACGTGTTCCGGAGCTACGACGAGCAGCTGCGGCTGGCCATGGAGCTGTCTGCGCAGGAGCAGGAGGAGCGGCGGCGGCGCGCgcgccaggaggaggaggagctggagcgCATCCTGCGGCTCTCCCTGACCGAGCAGTAGCGCCCTCTGCCGGGCGCCCAGGCCACGCCCCGCGGAACCCGCCCCGGAGCGAGGACCGCCCCGCGCGCGCGCTCGCCTAGACGCGTCTGGAGACCGGAGGGGTCGCCTCGCGGGCGCAGCGGCGCACCCGTCAACCGACGGGGAGGGGTTCGGCCCGGCCGCGGAGTACCTTTCCGGGCCAGGGCCCTGGAGGCAGCTGGTACGGCCCGGTTCCCTTGCTTTGCTGTatcctgacccccctcccacccttctCCCCTGGGCTCGGACCGGTCCACGGGTGGAACCAGGCGGTCCTGAGGGGGAGACGGCCCTGAGAGAAGCAGGGTCCCCGTCCTCTGCTCCTTCTGGCCGGTCCTCCTTTCTGCTCACTGACCCCACTCCAGGACACTGCCCGTGAAGCCTTTGCATCCCCAGGGGGGATGCAGCTGAGCTCCCCACGTGCTGTGTTGCCGCTTTGTCCCAGACACAAACCAGCACGTCCagggcccagcccctcccccacccccgcattTCAGCGTCAAGTGCACTTAGCGGGgtgccaggctcccccagcccccacaccCCTCCCGGGTCTCAGGGTGGTCCCAGCTTCTCTTGGGGGCGGCCAGAAGTTGCAGTCCCCATCCCCAAGGCACGTTTTTGTGATCAGGGAGGAGGCTAGGTCTGGGCAAGGCCTGGCTCCCTCATGGTGTCTTGGCGAATGAGGGGCATAGTGGGTGCGGCGCAAACACAAGGCAGGGGTCGCCCAGGGCCGTGGCACCACTACCCACCCCTTCCCACCAGCTGCTGCTAGCCCTCTGTGGTTGTGCATCCCACTTGCCCCACCCAGGGGCTGACTCTAAAACCCTTCATCCAATGGTGCTAACCCCCGGctcccctctgccccaccccacccacccagagAAGCACAGACCCCACCGGGGGCAGGGGCCCACCGCACACCCTTGTCTGGGTTCTGTcggactggccttcctggctcagcCAGTGAGGCTCAGAAGGGACACAAAAGGgatggaagaaaaagaacaaagagaagctGTTCCTCTCACCCCCTTCCCTGATGCCAGGGGCACCAGACTGATTCTGAGGCACAAATAAAAGAGGCTTCAAACCCGAGGTTTTTCCTACCTGCCTTTACTGGGGAAGACTGCCCACCCGCGGGCTGAGGGTTCCTTCTGAACCTCAGAGTGGGGAGGGCTCTGAAGTAAGAGGGTGTCTGGTGGGTCCTGAGCCGAGGGTTTCATCTGTCAGGGCCTCCAGGATTCTGGCGGTGGCATTTACAGAGGCTGGGGGTCTCGCATCCCCACCCATGCAGGAGGCAGAGACTTAGCACTTGGTAAATGTTTCATTCAGAGCATCTTGTTTTCCTCCTAGAGTCAAGGCCACAGCAGAGTGCtgggagttgtgtgtgtgtgtacagcagagggctagggtgtgtgtgtgtgtgtgtgtgtgtgtgtgtacagcagagggctgggaggggtgtgtgtgtgtacaacagAGGGctgggaggtgtgtgtgtatgtgtgtgtagtggAGGTGGAACCTGCTTCCTTTTGCCAGTTTTCTGGTTGGGTCTTCTGAGAAAGTGCCACGCGGAAGCTGCCCTCTCCCTCGcaggtggggagaaggaagggagccCTCTGCCATGGACTAGTGGGTGTAGCCCGGGGGACCGGCTCTACAGCCAAAGTTTGTGTCTGTCTGTAGAACTGGGGTGGCGCCCGTTCAGTTGACCACTCAGGGTGGTGGGGTCAAGTGAGCTGATTAGAGGGAGAAGTGTAATTTTCCCCAGTCTGGGGAGACCCGTCGAATAGCTACCGCTTTGAGGTCAATCTCAAGCTCCCCACCATCTCCAAGCATTGCGCTAACACTAAGCACTTTCTCTGCCCTGGGCGAGGAACAAAGGGGACACTGCCTGCGGTGCAGCACCATTGCTGAGGCCCTTCCAAGGCCAGCTCGTGCCTAAATCCGGGATGAGGTATGCAGCCAGGCGGGCGCCAGACGGACACGAGTCTCTGCAATTGTCCAGAACTCCCACGAAGGGGGGAGTTCCCTCCCCAGTCCCCGCCTGGGCCTAGGGGGCGGAGTGCGGAGCTTGGGACCCAAAGCCGGGGCCTGCGGGTGTGCTGGCGCTCCGCCCCGTTGTGCCTCCTGGCTTGGACCTCCCTGGTGACGCTGCGCTAGTCCGTGCCGTCCACCAGCTCACACAGCATGTTCTCCAAAGACGTGATGCGCTGCTCCTGGGCCTGCACCTGCTCGCGCAGGGCCTTGATCTCCTCCAGCAGCGTCTCCAGGGTGTGTTGCTGCGGGACGAAGAGGACCGGAGAAGTGTTGGGCGCGGGGCCGTAGGGGGCTGCAGATTGGGCCTCGGTGGAGCCGGGCGGGGCCTTACCGACAAGGGGGCATTGCTGGCTGACTGGCTGCGACGAGGGCCAGAGGGCGGGCGCACGTCCAGGATGTTGGGCTTGGTGACCCGCAGCTCACGGTGCTTGGGAGGCACGTAACCATCCCTCAACGAGATGAGCACGGGGTCGGCGTCCTGACCTGATAGCCATTCATCTGCTTCTAGGGCCGGCTCGGGGCCCGGAGTATCTGGGTAAAGGTCGTCCTGGAACAGGTCTGACTGCGGGGGTAGGGAGACAGGAGAACAAGCGCAGCGTCCGGCCTGCTCCGCTCCCTTCCGCCTCGGAGCTCTGCCCAACCCTCTCGCGATCAACTCACCTTGCGGGGCACAGTCATGACGATGGGTTCACACTTTCTTTCGTGCAACTTGTAGAACCTAAAAGGGAGCGGGGATCAGCAACCGCTCAGGCTCCCACTCCCTTCACTTTTGCTGGGGACCAagggggatcgcaaagagtcggacacgactgtgcgactgaactgaaggggttAGAAGCCAGCACTTGCGGGGCGCCTACGATGCACGGCACTTTAAACACATCCAACTGGTAAAACGCCTCTGAGAGGGTGTTTATCATCCTTAACAGGTTAAGAAACTTAAGTTCAGAGAATGTCAAGCGTGTAGTGTTGTGGCTGGCACTGGAAACGAGTCTGTTCGACCCCAACCTCCCAACCCAGCCCACTCCTTTCCAAAGATTACACGCCTGGGGAAGCCCCCGCGTCTTCCCAGATGGGATGTGGGGACAGAGGCAGGTGAGCAGGAAGGGCAAATCTGCTGACCGTGCGATCTCGCACTTGCTGACATCGAGTCCCCGCTTGGGCATGAAGCCCATTCCCCTCTGCGGCTCCTTGCTGCTGAAGGTGTTCAGGTAGTGTACGAAGGGCGGTTCCTCAGTGATCTCAAAGTACCGAATGCTGCTGTCGCCCTGCAAAACCAGTCCGTTCAGAGCCGTATCGGGCAGGCCCCCCTCATCTCCGACcggccccttctcccctcccggcCACCAGCACCTTGCCGCACAGGTAGACGATACTGGAGTCGGCATCATAGAAAGGCAGTAGGACCCCGTTGCTTGTGTCCATCTCCTGCAGCGCCACTGGCTCCTCGAAGTTGTTCTGCCCAAGCACAGGAGGCGTGAACCGCCAGCCCCAGCCTGCCCTCGGTGCCGCTTCCGGATGCCCCCAAGCTCCTGGACACTGCCTGCCCTCCCTGACGCCCTCGCACTCCCAAGGCAGCTCTGGTGAACGAAACTGCAGACCCAACCTCTGGACACCACTCCTGGTCCCCCGCACCTAGACCCCTGTGCCGTTGCATGCAGTCACCGCAAACCACCCCCAGGGACTCGGCATCACCAGGTAGGGGCGCCAGCGTGGGCTCCTTCAGGCGACGCAGCAAAACTGGGCagaggggtgggtgtggggttGGCAGGCGCTGCCAAGGGGGCAGCAGCCTCCAGCCCTGTCCAGGTGGGCATGCCCTGCGGGTGGTGGGGCGCCTGGCCCCTCCCCCGTGATGCCAGTCCCCGGGGCACACACCCCAAGCGTCCAGCTGCGTTACCGGGTCCCACAGGCCCAGCTCTCGCTGGCTCATGCGGGTGAAGCCCGTGGTGAAGATATGACCCTGGCGCGTGAAGACGGCCCGCATGGGCCTCATTCCCTCGTGGGCCGCAAACCTCTCCTGGGGAGGGggggaggagacagggagaggCGTCACCCAGCTGCCtgccctgggaagcctggagggccgGGCAACCAACTTGCTGACTTAGGTGTGAGGGCGGGGGCGGAGACAAAAGGGGCCCTAAATATTCAGTTTCCTGGGGTCCCCCTGGGTGGCCCCAGGCCTGGAGAGCGCGGGGCGCGCACGCGTCTCTGCAGATGCTGAGCCCTTAAACGCCCTCAGCGCAGGGGAGATGTCTGTGGGCTTCCCCGGAGCGCGGCCAGGCTCTTCCCAGACCGGAGCTCCCCGCTCCGCTTCGGCTCTCTTGGACGCGGGCCACGGCCGGGGAGGGCGCTCCCAGCTGACCCAGCGAAGGAGTGAGCGCGTGCGGCCTGGCCTACCGGGTCCCAGAGCGCGAGTTGCCGCTCACTCATCCTGCTGAAGCCGGTGCTGAGCAGCTTCCCGTCTGTGGTGAAGACGGCCCGCAGCGGGCGGGCGCCCTCGTGAGGCCGGGCTCGCTCCTGCTCGCGGGGTTAGTGGGTTAGAGCGCGCACGGCTCCGCCCGGCCCCGCCGCGCTGGACGCGCCGACGGGCAGTGTCCCGCGCAGCCCGAGCCCCGGGTTAGATTGAGGCTGGTGAGGCAGGTGCCACCGCCCTCGCAGGCCACCCAGCTGGGACAGACAATGCACGGGGATGGCCCCCAACCCTCCACCCGGCTGGTCAACTAGGTTGGAAAGGGGCCTGCCTGCGAGCCAGGGTTGGGTCCAGACCCGGGAAGAAGGCGTGCCGGCTGGGAGGAGAGGGGTCCGGGGGCTCAGGTTCATGCAAGGTCTGGTGGGAGGATAGAGTCTGCAGCTTCTCCCCTCCTCAGTCTCGAATCGGGCAGCCCTCATCTGGGCTGCTGAGATGCAGGGAAGGGGGGAAACAGGAGCCGGGCAGAGACCAGCGGAGCTAGGGGCTTACTTAGGGCAGGGGGCTAAAGGGAGGACTGGGGTCTGGGATCGAGGTGGAAAAGGTGAGCGCTGGAAGCAGGGCTCAGGGGAGGGCGGGTACAGAGGCCTGACAGCTGCCCCCTGATGTAGGGGCTGGGGAGTGGCCAGGCCAGGCACTCACCGCCACCACCTGGCCCTTGCGTGGGTCGATGATTCGCAGGGTCTTGTCCTTGCAGGTGGTGGCTAGCAAGCTCCCGTTGGTGTTCCAGCACACGCTGTGGATGACGTCTGGGTGCATGTCGTCTAGACTCAGGAGCACCTCCCCAGTACCCACGTTCCAGATGATGATCACATTGTCACCACCTGCCCAGAATGGCCAGACATCATCACCTGGGCCCTGCCTTTGccactcccaccccctcccccgcccccgatCCATGGTAGGGCCCCTTCCCTAGCCCCCCAGACCTGCACTGAGCAGGACATTCCGGGCAGTGGGGTGCCAGGAGAGGATGCCCACACGTTTGGAGTGGCCCTCCAGTGTGATGATGGGCTCTGTGATGTTGCGCACAGGGGTATAGTCTGGAATCTGCCACACCTGGGTGGAAGGAAAAGGCGTAGGGTAGGTGGGATGAGAAGCCAGCTTCATCACTGCTCCTCCCCTACttcctggagacggaaatggcaacccactccagtattcttgcctggaaaatcccatggacagaggagcctgttcatggggttacaggctaaaatttatggggtcacaaagaacaggacacgactgagagatttcacttctTCCGGTAATCCCCCACCTCCACCGCAACTCCACCGGCCCGGCCCTCTAGCCAGGTAAGAGTCAGATGCAGGACAATATGAGATGGTGCCCGCCTGGGGCACGGGAAACGGCAGGGAGCCAGGAGGGGGCGCTGTCAGCTCTCCAGAGACCTCGCTACTCCCCTGAGCAGGGAGACTTCAGAACACTGCCCCCCTGCTCTTCACGCTCCAAGGTGGCCACGGCTATAATTAGTCCTAagcagtgcatcctgggaggggGTGGGCATGTAGCTGAAAATAGCCTGGGAGCTGGGCAGGGCAGGTCCTGGCACTCAGCACCTCCCTTACCACCTTACACAGCACAGGTGAGGCCgccctccccacttcccctgcCCCACAGCCCAGGAGCATCCACCCGGTACCTACCATgatagtggtgtcatctgaggcaCTGGCGATGACGTTGTCATTATGTGGGCACCAGTCAATGTCCAGCACAGGGGCAGTGTGCCCAGTGACCAGTGGGTAGTTCTTATCCACTCGCCCTGTCTGCAGGGGTCAGAGAAGGAGATACGGGGCTATTCTCCTGTGTGTTttcgggggcggggggagtggaCCTGTTTACATCTCAACTGTATG
Coding sequences within it:
- the CORO6 gene encoding coronin-6 isoform X1 produces the protein MSRRVVRQSKFRHVFGQAAKADQAYEDIRVSKVTWDSSFCAVNPKFLAIIVEAGGGGAFIVLPLAKTGRVDKNYPLVTGHTAPVLDIDWCPHNDNVIASASDDTTIMVWQIPDYTPVRNITEPIITLEGHSKRVGILSWHPTARNVLLSAGGDNVIIIWNVGTGEVLLSLDDMHPDVIHSVCWNTNGSLLATTCKDKTLRIIDPRKGQVVAERFAAHEGMRPMRAVFTRQGHIFTTGFTRMSQRELGLWDPNNFEEPVALQEMDTSNGVLLPFYDADSSIVYLCGKGDSSIRYFEITEEPPFVHYLNTFSSKEPQRGMGFMPKRGLDVSKCEIARFYKLHERKCEPIVMTVPRKSDLFQDDLYPDTPGPEPALEADEWLSGQDADPVLISLRDGYVPPKHRELRVTKPNILDVRPPSGPRRSQSASNAPLSQHTLETLLEEIKALREQVQAQEQRITSLENMLCELVDGTD
- the ANKRD13B gene encoding ankyrin repeat domain-containing protein 13B, encoding MIPANASARKGPEGKYPLHYLVWHNRHRELEKEVRAGQVDIEQLDPRGRTPLHLATTLGHLECARVLLAHGADVGRENRSGWTVLQEAVSTRDLELVQLVLRYRDYQRVVKRLAGIPVLLEKLRKAQDFYVEMKWEFTSWVPLVSKICPSDTYKVWKSGQNLRVDTTLLGFDHMTWQRGNRSFIFRGQDASAVVMEIDHDRRVVYTETLALAGQDRELLLAAAQPTEEQVLSRLTAPVVTTQLDTRNISFERNKTGILGWRSEKTEIVNGYEAKVYGASNVELITRTRTEHLSEQHKGKVKGCKTPLQSFLGIAEQHGGPQNGTLITQTLSQANPTAITAEEYFNPNFELGNRDMGRPMELTTKTQKFKAKLWLCEEHPLSLCEQVAPIIDLMAVSNALFAKLRDFITLRLPPGFPVKIEIPIFHILNARITFGNLNGCDEPVPLVRGSPSSETPSPGSDSSSVSSSSSTTSCRGCEISPALFEAPRGYSVLGGQREATTREDDDDLLQFAIQQSLLEAGSEYDQVTIWEALTNSKPGTHPMSYEGRRQDRSAPPTPQRQPVPRAALASVPSPRPSPRPGPGGHVFRSYDEQLRLAMELSAQEQEERRRRARQEEEELERILRLSLTEQ
- the CORO6 gene encoding coronin-6 isoform X2, which translates into the protein MSRRVVRQSKFRHVFGQAAKADQAYEDIRVSKVTWDSSFCAVNPKFLAIIVEAGGGGAFIVLPLAKTGRVDKNYPLVTGHTAPVLDIDWCPHNDNVIASASDDTTIMVWQIPDYTPVRNITEPIITLEGHSKRVGILSWHPTARNVLLSAGGDNVIIIWNVGTGEVLLSLDDMHPDVIHSVCWNTNGSLLATTCKDKTLRIIDPRKGQVVANNFEEPVALQEMDTSNGVLLPFYDADSSIVYLCGKGDSSIRYFEITEEPPFVHYLNTFSSKEPQRGMGFMPKRGLDVSKCEIARFYKLHERKCEPIVMTVPRKSDLFQDDLYPDTPGPEPALEADEWLSGQDADPVLISLRDGYVPPKHRELRVTKPNILDVRPPSGPRRSQSASNAPLSQHTLETLLEEIKALREQVQAQEQRITSLENMLCELVDGTD